CGTTCTGGAAGTCATTCAAGTACCTCCTCGACTTGACGCCAAAACAAGTTGACGATTTTATGGCATCTTATGTCATTTACAGCCTTGACTGGGCAGATGAGGAGCAGATGGTTAAGACGCTCGGCCCGGATTACAAGACCAAAGTCGGCGACTGTTTGCAAGCTTACTATGGAGTCCTGAATCACCTCTGCGCGCTGGGCGACGTGGAGAAGATGTACATCCCTCCCCTGATGGACAAGAAGGCGTCCGTTCTCGATAATCAGATGCTGTACGAGGAGTCGATCGCCCAGGATATTGGTCTGAAACCGGGAGACAGGGTCCTGGACCTTGGATGCGGCCGCGGAAGAGTCGCGGCCCACATGGCGGCTGTCACCGGCGCCGTGGTCACCGGTCTAAACATTGACCCGAACCAGATCGCCCAGGCCAGGGACTTCACCGAGCAGATGGGTCTGGAAAACAGCTTCACGATTCAGGACATGAACGAGCTGCCGCTGCCCTTCAAGGACAATTCTTTTGACGCATTCTACCAGATCCAGGCACTTAGCCTGTGCAAAGACCTCCCGAAACTATTCAGCGAGCTGCGCCGCGTCCTGAAGCCCGGCGCCAAGATTTCGTTGCTGGATTGGGTTAGTCTCCCGGCGTACGATGCGACGAACCCGGAGCACGCGGAGTTGATGCGGCGGACAAAGCCACTGATCGGAGCTGTGGGGACACCGACGCCCGAAACTTTCGAAAAAGCCTTGAAAGATGCTGGTTTCGCCATTTTGAAGTCGGACAATGCCAGCATAGATGGACTACAGGCGCCACTCATCGACAAAGCCGACGTGTACTTTCGCAGTTTGCGACAGGTTATTCTTGGTCTGGTCAAGGTGCACTTGCTGCCGCCCCACTTCAAGACGCTCATCAACCGGCTTTGTCTGGATGGGCAGGCCTTTGTCAAGATGGACACCTTGCGGTTGGTGACGACGAGTTATAGAATCATTGCGCAGAAACAGTGATTCTTTGTGAGGCGCTTAGGGAGTGTGGATATTTGTTT
The Colletotrichum lupini chromosome 6, complete sequence DNA segment above includes these coding regions:
- a CDS encoding methyltransferase domain-containing protein, translating into MSAAAAIAQPPSATTIPHIGDTSPSPSETSDDVSTLKPAGQASWKKKHGLHLGRSNSDHSNNSAKHEINRTASPKRSKTFWKSFKYLLDLTPKQVDDFMASYVIYSLDWADEEQMVKTLGPDYKTKVGDCLQAYYGVLNHLCALGDVEKMYIPPLMDKKASVLDNQMLYEESIAQDIGLKPGDRVLDLGCGRGRVAAHMAAVTGAVVTGLNIDPNQIAQARDFTEQMGLENSFTIQDMNELPLPFKDNSFDAFYQIQALSLCKDLPKLFSELRRVLKPGAKISLLDWVSLPAYDATNPEHAELMRRTKPLIGAVGTPTPETFEKALKDAGFAILKSDNASIDGLQAPLIDKADVYFRSLRQVILGLVKVHLLPPHFKTLINRLCLDGQAFVKMDTLRVAKGWSTLSMVVSST